A section of the Oncorhynchus tshawytscha isolate Ot180627B linkage group LG09, Otsh_v2.0, whole genome shotgun sequence genome encodes:
- the LOC112259438 gene encoding intraflagellar transport protein 56 isoform X4, with protein sequence MILSRVKPAAVGEEIPVNKKIKEKKSPLVEDFLVQRDYLGAITLLEFQRNVGERGEDADLWLAYCAFHLGDYKRAMEEYKALTDKPDCRPDVWVYLACTLFFLGLYKEAEEASCKAPKCQLQNRLLFHLAHKFNDEKQLMGFHQELEDVTEDQLSLASIHYMRSHYQEAIDIYKRILLQNRDFLALNVYVALCYYKLDYYDVSQEVLAVYLQSVPDSTIALNLKACNHFRLYNGKAAETELKNLIDISSSSFEFAKELIRHNLVVFRSGEGALQVLPALIDVITEARLNLVIYYLRQDDVQESYQLIKDLEPTTPQEYILKGVVNAALGQEMGSRDHLKIAQQFFQLVGGSASECDTIPGRQCMASCFFLLRQFEDVLIYLNSVKSYFYNDDAFNFNYAQAKAAVGNYREAEEIFLLIQNDKNKSDYVYLSWLARCYIMNQKARLAWELYMKMETSAESFSLLQLIANDCYKMGQFYYSAKAFDVLERLDPNPEYWEGKRGACVGIFQLILASREPREALREVLPLLRHTGNPQVEYIIRILKKWAKDNRVSL encoded by the exons ATG ATTCTGTCCAGAGTAAAGCCAGCAGCTGTTGGTGAGGAGATCCCAGTAAATAAGAAGATAAAAGAAAAAAAGTCACCACTTGTCGAGGACTTCCTAGTTCAAAGAGACTATCTGGGGGCCATTACATTGTTGGAG TTTCAGCGCAATGTTGGCGAGCGAGGGGAGGATGCAGACCTGTGGTTGGCCTACTGTGCTTTCCACCTTGGTGACTACAAGAGAGCCATGGAG GAATACAAGGCCCTGACAGACAAACCAGACTGCCGCCCAGATGTGTGGGTCTACCTGGCCTGTACTCTCTTCTTCCTGGGGCTTTACAAAGAAGCAGAGGAGGCTTCATGCAAGG CCCCTAAATGCCAGCTGCAGAATCGACTACTGTTCCACTTGGCTCATAAG TTCAATGATGAGAAGCAGCTGATGGGTTTCCACCAGGAGTTGGAGGATGTGACAGAGGACCAGCTCAGCCTGGCCTCCATCCACTACATGCGCTCCCACTACCAGGAGGCCATCGACATCTACAAACGCATCCTGCTGCAGAACAG AGACTTCCTGGCCCTGAATGTGTATGTGGCTCTGTGCTACTACAAGTTGGACTACTACGATGTGTCCCAGGAGGTGCTGGCTGTTTACCTGCAAAGCGTCCCAGACTCCACCATCGCTCTCAACCTCAAGGCCTGCAACCACTTCAGGCTCTACAACGGAAAAGCAGCAGAG ACAGAGCTGAAAAACCTGATAGATATCTCCTCCAGCTCCTTTGAATTTGCCAAGGAGTTAATCCGGCACAACCTG GTGGTGTTTCGTAGCGGGGAGGGGGCCTTGCAAGTGCTGCCTGCACTGATTGATGTCATTACTGAGGCTCGTCTCAATCTGGTCATCTACTACCTCAGACAAG ATGATGTCCAGGAGTCCTACCAGCTCATCAAAGACTTAGAACCCACCACACCACAG GAGTACATCTTGAAGGGGGTTGTGAATGCTGCACTCGGACAGGAGATGGGGTCG AGAGATCATCTGAAGATTGCTCAGCAGTTTTTCCAGCTGGTTGGTGGCTCAGCTAGCGAATGTG ACACCATCCCTGGCAGACAGTGCATGGCTTCTTGTTTCTTTCTGCTCAGGCAGTTTGAGGATGTGCTCATCTACCTCAACTCTGTCAAG AGTTACTTCTACAACGATGATGCCTTCAACTTCAACTATGCACAGGCCAAAGCTGCTGTTGGCAACTACAGGGAGGCAGAGGAG ATCTTCCTGTTGATTCAGAATGACAAGAACAAGAGTGACTATGTGTACCTGAGCTGGCTGGCACGCTGCT ACATTATGAACCAGAAGGCCCGTCTGGCCTGGGAGCTCTACATGAAGATGGAGACCTCAGCAGAGTCCTTCAGCCTCCTGCAGCTCATTGCCAACGATTGCTACAAG ATGGGCCAGTTCTACTACTCAGCAAAGGCATTTGATGTCTTGGAGAGATTAGACCCCAACCCTGAGTACTGGGAGGGCAAAAGGGGGGCCTGTGTGGGTATCTTTCAGCTAATTTTGGCCAGCAGAGAACCAAG GGAGGCTTTGAGGGAAGTGCTGCCCTTGCTGAGGCACACTGGGAATCCTCAAGTGGAATACATCATCAGGATTCTGAAGAAATGGGCCAAGGACAACAGGGTTTCTCTGTGA
- the LOC112259438 gene encoding intraflagellar transport protein 56 isoform X1 codes for MILSRVKPAAVGEEIPVNKKIKEKKSPLVEDFLVQRDYLGAITLLEFQRNVGERGEDADLWLAYCAFHLGDYKRAMEEYKALTDKPDCRPDVWVYLACTLFFLGLYKEAEEASCKAPKCQLQNRLLFHLAHKFNDEKQLMGFHQELEDVTEDQLSLASIHYMRSHYQEAIDIYKRILLQNREKITETGEEDSNCLCRDFLALNVYVALCYYKLDYYDVSQEVLAVYLQSVPDSTIALNLKACNHFRLYNGKAAETELKNLIDISSSSFEFAKELIRHNLVVFRSGEGALQVLPALIDVITEARLNLVIYYLRQDDVQESYQLIKDLEPTTPQVQGSVSLNVHQRTEYILKGVVNAALGQEMGSRDHLKIAQQFFQLVGGSASECDTIPGRQCMASCFFLLRQFEDVLIYLNSVKSYFYNDDAFNFNYAQAKAAVGNYREAEEIFLLIQNDKNKSDYVYLSWLARCYIMNQKARLAWELYMKMETSAESFSLLQLIANDCYKMGQFYYSAKAFDVLERLDPNPEYWEGKRGACVGIFQLILASREPREALREVLPLLRHTGNPQVEYIIRILKKWAKDNRVSL; via the exons ATG ATTCTGTCCAGAGTAAAGCCAGCAGCTGTTGGTGAGGAGATCCCAGTAAATAAGAAGATAAAAGAAAAAAAGTCACCACTTGTCGAGGACTTCCTAGTTCAAAGAGACTATCTGGGGGCCATTACATTGTTGGAG TTTCAGCGCAATGTTGGCGAGCGAGGGGAGGATGCAGACCTGTGGTTGGCCTACTGTGCTTTCCACCTTGGTGACTACAAGAGAGCCATGGAG GAATACAAGGCCCTGACAGACAAACCAGACTGCCGCCCAGATGTGTGGGTCTACCTGGCCTGTACTCTCTTCTTCCTGGGGCTTTACAAAGAAGCAGAGGAGGCTTCATGCAAGG CCCCTAAATGCCAGCTGCAGAATCGACTACTGTTCCACTTGGCTCATAAG TTCAATGATGAGAAGCAGCTGATGGGTTTCCACCAGGAGTTGGAGGATGTGACAGAGGACCAGCTCAGCCTGGCCTCCATCCACTACATGCGCTCCCACTACCAGGAGGCCATCGACATCTACAAACGCATCCTGCTGCAGAACAG agagaagataacggagactggagaggaggataGTAACTGCTTGTGCAG AGACTTCCTGGCCCTGAATGTGTATGTGGCTCTGTGCTACTACAAGTTGGACTACTACGATGTGTCCCAGGAGGTGCTGGCTGTTTACCTGCAAAGCGTCCCAGACTCCACCATCGCTCTCAACCTCAAGGCCTGCAACCACTTCAGGCTCTACAACGGAAAAGCAGCAGAG ACAGAGCTGAAAAACCTGATAGATATCTCCTCCAGCTCCTTTGAATTTGCCAAGGAGTTAATCCGGCACAACCTG GTGGTGTTTCGTAGCGGGGAGGGGGCCTTGCAAGTGCTGCCTGCACTGATTGATGTCATTACTGAGGCTCGTCTCAATCTGGTCATCTACTACCTCAGACAAG ATGATGTCCAGGAGTCCTACCAGCTCATCAAAGACTTAGAACCCACCACACCACAG gttCAGGGCAGTGTTAGTCTTAATGTACATCAGcgtaca GAGTACATCTTGAAGGGGGTTGTGAATGCTGCACTCGGACAGGAGATGGGGTCG AGAGATCATCTGAAGATTGCTCAGCAGTTTTTCCAGCTGGTTGGTGGCTCAGCTAGCGAATGTG ACACCATCCCTGGCAGACAGTGCATGGCTTCTTGTTTCTTTCTGCTCAGGCAGTTTGAGGATGTGCTCATCTACCTCAACTCTGTCAAG AGTTACTTCTACAACGATGATGCCTTCAACTTCAACTATGCACAGGCCAAAGCTGCTGTTGGCAACTACAGGGAGGCAGAGGAG ATCTTCCTGTTGATTCAGAATGACAAGAACAAGAGTGACTATGTGTACCTGAGCTGGCTGGCACGCTGCT ACATTATGAACCAGAAGGCCCGTCTGGCCTGGGAGCTCTACATGAAGATGGAGACCTCAGCAGAGTCCTTCAGCCTCCTGCAGCTCATTGCCAACGATTGCTACAAG ATGGGCCAGTTCTACTACTCAGCAAAGGCATTTGATGTCTTGGAGAGATTAGACCCCAACCCTGAGTACTGGGAGGGCAAAAGGGGGGCCTGTGTGGGTATCTTTCAGCTAATTTTGGCCAGCAGAGAACCAAG GGAGGCTTTGAGGGAAGTGCTGCCCTTGCTGAGGCACACTGGGAATCCTCAAGTGGAATACATCATCAGGATTCTGAAGAAATGGGCCAAGGACAACAGGGTTTCTCTGTGA
- the LOC112259438 gene encoding intraflagellar transport protein 56 isoform X3: protein MILSRVKPAAVGEEIPVNKKIKEKKSPLVEDFLVQRDYLGAITLLEFQRNVGERGEDADLWLAYCAFHLGDYKRAMEEYKALTDKPDCRPDVWVYLACTLFFLGLYKEAEEASCKAPKCQLQNRLLFHLAHKFNDEKQLMGFHQELEDVTEDQLSLASIHYMRSHYQEAIDIYKRILLQNRDFLALNVYVALCYYKLDYYDVSQEVLAVYLQSVPDSTIALNLKACNHFRLYNGKAAETELKNLIDISSSSFEFAKELIRHNLVVFRSGEGALQVLPALIDVITEARLNLVIYYLRQDDVQESYQLIKDLEPTTPQVQGSVSLNVHQRTEYILKGVVNAALGQEMGSRDHLKIAQQFFQLVGGSASECDTIPGRQCMASCFFLLRQFEDVLIYLNSVKSYFYNDDAFNFNYAQAKAAVGNYREAEEIFLLIQNDKNKSDYVYLSWLARCYIMNQKARLAWELYMKMETSAESFSLLQLIANDCYKMGQFYYSAKAFDVLERLDPNPEYWEGKRGACVGIFQLILASREPREALREVLPLLRHTGNPQVEYIIRILKKWAKDNRVSL from the exons ATG ATTCTGTCCAGAGTAAAGCCAGCAGCTGTTGGTGAGGAGATCCCAGTAAATAAGAAGATAAAAGAAAAAAAGTCACCACTTGTCGAGGACTTCCTAGTTCAAAGAGACTATCTGGGGGCCATTACATTGTTGGAG TTTCAGCGCAATGTTGGCGAGCGAGGGGAGGATGCAGACCTGTGGTTGGCCTACTGTGCTTTCCACCTTGGTGACTACAAGAGAGCCATGGAG GAATACAAGGCCCTGACAGACAAACCAGACTGCCGCCCAGATGTGTGGGTCTACCTGGCCTGTACTCTCTTCTTCCTGGGGCTTTACAAAGAAGCAGAGGAGGCTTCATGCAAGG CCCCTAAATGCCAGCTGCAGAATCGACTACTGTTCCACTTGGCTCATAAG TTCAATGATGAGAAGCAGCTGATGGGTTTCCACCAGGAGTTGGAGGATGTGACAGAGGACCAGCTCAGCCTGGCCTCCATCCACTACATGCGCTCCCACTACCAGGAGGCCATCGACATCTACAAACGCATCCTGCTGCAGAACAG AGACTTCCTGGCCCTGAATGTGTATGTGGCTCTGTGCTACTACAAGTTGGACTACTACGATGTGTCCCAGGAGGTGCTGGCTGTTTACCTGCAAAGCGTCCCAGACTCCACCATCGCTCTCAACCTCAAGGCCTGCAACCACTTCAGGCTCTACAACGGAAAAGCAGCAGAG ACAGAGCTGAAAAACCTGATAGATATCTCCTCCAGCTCCTTTGAATTTGCCAAGGAGTTAATCCGGCACAACCTG GTGGTGTTTCGTAGCGGGGAGGGGGCCTTGCAAGTGCTGCCTGCACTGATTGATGTCATTACTGAGGCTCGTCTCAATCTGGTCATCTACTACCTCAGACAAG ATGATGTCCAGGAGTCCTACCAGCTCATCAAAGACTTAGAACCCACCACACCACAG gttCAGGGCAGTGTTAGTCTTAATGTACATCAGcgtaca GAGTACATCTTGAAGGGGGTTGTGAATGCTGCACTCGGACAGGAGATGGGGTCG AGAGATCATCTGAAGATTGCTCAGCAGTTTTTCCAGCTGGTTGGTGGCTCAGCTAGCGAATGTG ACACCATCCCTGGCAGACAGTGCATGGCTTCTTGTTTCTTTCTGCTCAGGCAGTTTGAGGATGTGCTCATCTACCTCAACTCTGTCAAG AGTTACTTCTACAACGATGATGCCTTCAACTTCAACTATGCACAGGCCAAAGCTGCTGTTGGCAACTACAGGGAGGCAGAGGAG ATCTTCCTGTTGATTCAGAATGACAAGAACAAGAGTGACTATGTGTACCTGAGCTGGCTGGCACGCTGCT ACATTATGAACCAGAAGGCCCGTCTGGCCTGGGAGCTCTACATGAAGATGGAGACCTCAGCAGAGTCCTTCAGCCTCCTGCAGCTCATTGCCAACGATTGCTACAAG ATGGGCCAGTTCTACTACTCAGCAAAGGCATTTGATGTCTTGGAGAGATTAGACCCCAACCCTGAGTACTGGGAGGGCAAAAGGGGGGCCTGTGTGGGTATCTTTCAGCTAATTTTGGCCAGCAGAGAACCAAG GGAGGCTTTGAGGGAAGTGCTGCCCTTGCTGAGGCACACTGGGAATCCTCAAGTGGAATACATCATCAGGATTCTGAAGAAATGGGCCAAGGACAACAGGGTTTCTCTGTGA
- the LOC112259438 gene encoding intraflagellar transport protein 56 isoform X2 codes for MILSRVKPAAVGEEIPVNKKIKEKKSPLVEDFLVQRDYLGAITLLEFQRNVGERGEDADLWLAYCAFHLGDYKRAMEEYKALTDKPDCRPDVWVYLACTLFFLGLYKEAEEASCKAPKCQLQNRLLFHLAHKFNDEKQLMGFHQELEDVTEDQLSLASIHYMRSHYQEAIDIYKRILLQNREKITETGEEDSNCLCRDFLALNVYVALCYYKLDYYDVSQEVLAVYLQSVPDSTIALNLKACNHFRLYNGKAAETELKNLIDISSSSFEFAKELIRHNLVVFRSGEGALQVLPALIDVITEARLNLVIYYLRQDDVQESYQLIKDLEPTTPQEYILKGVVNAALGQEMGSRDHLKIAQQFFQLVGGSASECDTIPGRQCMASCFFLLRQFEDVLIYLNSVKSYFYNDDAFNFNYAQAKAAVGNYREAEEIFLLIQNDKNKSDYVYLSWLARCYIMNQKARLAWELYMKMETSAESFSLLQLIANDCYKMGQFYYSAKAFDVLERLDPNPEYWEGKRGACVGIFQLILASREPREALREVLPLLRHTGNPQVEYIIRILKKWAKDNRVSL; via the exons ATG ATTCTGTCCAGAGTAAAGCCAGCAGCTGTTGGTGAGGAGATCCCAGTAAATAAGAAGATAAAAGAAAAAAAGTCACCACTTGTCGAGGACTTCCTAGTTCAAAGAGACTATCTGGGGGCCATTACATTGTTGGAG TTTCAGCGCAATGTTGGCGAGCGAGGGGAGGATGCAGACCTGTGGTTGGCCTACTGTGCTTTCCACCTTGGTGACTACAAGAGAGCCATGGAG GAATACAAGGCCCTGACAGACAAACCAGACTGCCGCCCAGATGTGTGGGTCTACCTGGCCTGTACTCTCTTCTTCCTGGGGCTTTACAAAGAAGCAGAGGAGGCTTCATGCAAGG CCCCTAAATGCCAGCTGCAGAATCGACTACTGTTCCACTTGGCTCATAAG TTCAATGATGAGAAGCAGCTGATGGGTTTCCACCAGGAGTTGGAGGATGTGACAGAGGACCAGCTCAGCCTGGCCTCCATCCACTACATGCGCTCCCACTACCAGGAGGCCATCGACATCTACAAACGCATCCTGCTGCAGAACAG agagaagataacggagactggagaggaggataGTAACTGCTTGTGCAG AGACTTCCTGGCCCTGAATGTGTATGTGGCTCTGTGCTACTACAAGTTGGACTACTACGATGTGTCCCAGGAGGTGCTGGCTGTTTACCTGCAAAGCGTCCCAGACTCCACCATCGCTCTCAACCTCAAGGCCTGCAACCACTTCAGGCTCTACAACGGAAAAGCAGCAGAG ACAGAGCTGAAAAACCTGATAGATATCTCCTCCAGCTCCTTTGAATTTGCCAAGGAGTTAATCCGGCACAACCTG GTGGTGTTTCGTAGCGGGGAGGGGGCCTTGCAAGTGCTGCCTGCACTGATTGATGTCATTACTGAGGCTCGTCTCAATCTGGTCATCTACTACCTCAGACAAG ATGATGTCCAGGAGTCCTACCAGCTCATCAAAGACTTAGAACCCACCACACCACAG GAGTACATCTTGAAGGGGGTTGTGAATGCTGCACTCGGACAGGAGATGGGGTCG AGAGATCATCTGAAGATTGCTCAGCAGTTTTTCCAGCTGGTTGGTGGCTCAGCTAGCGAATGTG ACACCATCCCTGGCAGACAGTGCATGGCTTCTTGTTTCTTTCTGCTCAGGCAGTTTGAGGATGTGCTCATCTACCTCAACTCTGTCAAG AGTTACTTCTACAACGATGATGCCTTCAACTTCAACTATGCACAGGCCAAAGCTGCTGTTGGCAACTACAGGGAGGCAGAGGAG ATCTTCCTGTTGATTCAGAATGACAAGAACAAGAGTGACTATGTGTACCTGAGCTGGCTGGCACGCTGCT ACATTATGAACCAGAAGGCCCGTCTGGCCTGGGAGCTCTACATGAAGATGGAGACCTCAGCAGAGTCCTTCAGCCTCCTGCAGCTCATTGCCAACGATTGCTACAAG ATGGGCCAGTTCTACTACTCAGCAAAGGCATTTGATGTCTTGGAGAGATTAGACCCCAACCCTGAGTACTGGGAGGGCAAAAGGGGGGCCTGTGTGGGTATCTTTCAGCTAATTTTGGCCAGCAGAGAACCAAG GGAGGCTTTGAGGGAAGTGCTGCCCTTGCTGAGGCACACTGGGAATCCTCAAGTGGAATACATCATCAGGATTCTGAAGAAATGGGCCAAGGACAACAGGGTTTCTCTGTGA